ACAGCTGCCGGAATTACTCATCAATTGCCAAAACCATTTTTTGTTTTGGCTACTCAAAACCCTATAGAGCAGGAAGGAACTTATCCGTTGCCTGAGGCGCAATTAGATAGGTTTATGTTTAATGTGCATCTTACCTACCCCAGTTTTGCAGAGGAACTGGCTATTGTAAAGAATACAACCGGTACTCAGGTACAGGAACTTAATAAAATTATAACAGCGGCAGATATCTCAGCCTTTCAGCAGTTGGTAAGAAATATCCCCGTTGCAGATAATGTACTGGAATATGCGGTAAAACTTGTTGCTAAAACAAGGCCGCAAACAGATTTGTCTGCAGAGATTGTAAATCGGTATATAAGTTGGGGAGCGGGACCAAGGGCTTCTCAGTATTTAGTTATTGGAGCGAAATGCCATGCGGCCATCCAGGGAAAATTTTCTCCGGATATTGAAGATGTGCAGGCGGTTGCTACAACAATTTTGAGACATCGTTTGGTTAAAAACTATAAAGCCGAAGCAGATGGAATCAGCATAGAGCACATTATTAA
This genomic interval from Pseudopedobacter saltans DSM 12145 contains the following:
- a CDS encoding AAA family ATPase yields the protein MSKYSSEIEGIKALNQAYHDIRNEISKVIVGQDEVIKFVLVSIFSNGHCLLMGVPGLAKTLLVQTVSRVLDLSFHRIQFTPDLMPSDIVGSEILGEDRTFKFIKGPVFANIILADEINRTPPKTQAALLEAMQEKSVTAAGITHQLPKPFFVLATQNPIEQEGTYPLPEAQLDRFMFNVHLTYPSFAEELAIVKNTTGTQVQELNKIITAADISAFQQLVRNIPVADNVLEYAVKLVAKTRPQTDLSAEIVNRYISWGAGPRASQYLVIGAKCHAAIQGKFSPDIEDVQAVATTILRHRLVKNYKAEADGISIEHIIKQVL